TTCCCATATTCACCATGGGTTCTATTGCGAGGACCATCCCCTTTTTTAATCTAATACCTGTCCCCTTCTCCCCAAAATTAGGAATTTGCGGTTCCTCATGCAAGCCTTTTCCTATACCATGTCCCACAAACTCTCTTACTACTGAAAAGCCTGCTTCCTCCACATGGGATTGAATTGCATGGGAAATATCGTGCAACCTGTTTCCTTCTCTTGCCTCACCAATGCCTTTATAGAGCGCACTTTCCGTAACAGAAAGTAGTTCTTCCGTTTTTTTAGAAATTTTCCCTACACCGTATGTCTTTGCAGCATCACCATAAAAACCATCATATAGTATACCAAAATCCAGGCTCACAATGTCGTTCTCTTTTAATACACGCTCTCCTGGCATACCGTGTACCACTTCATCATTTACAGAAACACATATGCAGTAGGGAAACCCATTATAACCCTTAAAAGCAGGTTTTATACCACCGATTTTCTTTATCCTGTCCTCACATAGTTTCTCAAGTTCGATGGTCTTCACCCCTTCTTTTATAAATCTTCCAAGGTATAGTAATATTTCCATTGCATATCTACTTGCCACCCTTATCTTTTCTATCTCTTCTGTGTTCTTCAGTATAATCATTCCGCAAACTTATATTCATCTCCTGTATGCCAATAATTTTCATATATTTCAGGGTTCGAGGATTCGAGG
Above is a window of Pseudomonadota bacterium DNA encoding:
- the map gene encoding type I methionyl aminopeptidase, which translates into the protein MIILKNTEEIEKIRVASRYAMEILLYLGRFIKEGVKTIELEKLCEDRIKKIGGIKPAFKGYNGFPYCICVSVNDEVVHGMPGERVLKENDIVSLDFGILYDGFYGDAAKTYGVGKISKKTEELLSVTESALYKGIGEAREGNRLHDISHAIQSHVEEAGFSVVREFVGHGIGKGLHEEPQIPNFGEKGTGIRLKKGMVLAIEPMVNMGKGDVIIKENGWTAVTKDGSLSAHFEHTVAITDNGAEILSAI